The Marinobacter szutsaonensis sequence TCTCGCCTACCTTGCCCTGATTGCCGCGGTGCTCTCGTTGTTGCCGGCGATGGCGCTTGTGGGTGCGGCCGCGGTTGGCCTCGCGGTGCTGCTGGGCTGGCAGGACATGCGCCGGGTTCCGAGGGTGGTGTTTTCCGTTGCTGTCCTGGCCCTGGTGTTCGCGCTGGGCCGCGACCCGGGCCTGATTGTGGAGGCTGCCAACAATATGACCCGCCTGGCCGGTCTGGTGCTGGCGGTGATGCTCCTGTCCAACGTATTGGGTCGCTCCAGGGACCTGCAACGGATTTCGGCCAGCCTCTTTGGTGGCAAGCCGCTGACCCGTTACCTGAGCCTGGCCTTCGGCACCTCCCTGGTTTCCATTCCGCTGAATTTTGGCTCGGTGGCGGTCGTCGGCAGCCTGGTGGGCGAGCGTATCCGCCGCGGGGGTGACTCGGCCGCGACCCGTAACGCTACCCGGGCGGTTCTCCGGGGGTTCGGGGTATCGCCCACCTTCTCACCGCTTTCGATTTCGGTGGTGCTCACGCTCACCCTGTTGCCAGGCCTTGGCAGTGTCCAGCTGCTCTCGCTCGCCATTCCTTTCTCGGTTGTGCTGATCCTGATGGGCCTGATCTGGCGTGACCCGGAAACCGGTCGGGAACAGGTTGCCCCGGAAGACAAGGCCGGAGTGGCAACCTGGCTCCGGTTTGGTGGCCTGGTTCTGGCCATCTGTGTGGGTGTCTTTGTGCTCAGCGACCGGTTCGAACTCAGCTACGCCTACGCGGTAACGCTCTCTTGTTTGGGCGCCGTGGTGGGTGCGCGTTTGCTGGCCTGGAGCCGCCGGCAGAATCCGCCCATGGCTAACATGGCGAACGTCAGTAACGAGTTAGCCATTGTCGGCGGTTCGGCATTTATCGGTTCGGTCATCAGTGGCGTGGTCCTGGGCCAGATCAGCGGAAGTGCCGATCTGCCGGCCTGGAGCTGGCCTATTCTGACCGCCTGCGTGCCCTGGGTCTATTTCCTGGCGGGGCTGGGCGGCGTCAATCCCATTGTTGTCGGGACCCTGGTTGGCGGTGTTCTTGGATCCCTGTGGCCGGCAGAGGCCCTGATCGGACTGGGCATCGCTATGGTGACCGGTTGGGGTATTACCGCGTTCGGGACACCCTTTGCCGCCAATGCCCTGATCATGGAGCGGCTGACCGGGTACCGGGCTGTGGATGCCTCCTTCCGCTGGAGCCTTCCCCTTTCCCTGTCAGGGTTGACCCTTGCCAGCCTGACGGCCAGTATTCTGACCGCCTGGCTGGCCTGACCTTAACAGCACTCAGGGCTTGGGCCCCATCATGCGCTCCAGCGCCTGGGGGTTCGGCAGGCCCTGCACTATCACCACGCCATCATCGTCTTTGTACAGGGTGCTGGGCGTGGCGCGGAGACCCAGCTCCTGCATCAGGCGGTTATTGGCTTTGACGTCCATGTGGGCCGCGCTTACCAGCTTGCGGTCAACCTCGATGCCGCCCTGCTGGTAGCTGGCCTGGTGATCGTGCAGTGCAGCTTCCGGGTTTTCACTGCCGAGAATCGTGGCGGCTTTGGTCAGGCTGTCTTCTTTCAGAATGCCCACCAGGATGTGGCGTAGCTGGACCTTGCCGGCCTCGATCCAGGGCTCGGCCTGCTGGCGGAACCGGTAGCAATAGGGGCAGTTGGGATCGGTGAAGGTGTAGATGATGGTCTCTGCATCACTGGAGCCGTCCTGTACCCAGTTACTTTCTTCCAGCTTGGGCCAGGCTTCCGCGAATTTCGGGCCCTCAATCAACTCCTGGATGCTGGCGGCGCTGAGGTTGTTCCCTTCTTCATCCAGCAGGGTGCCGACGATCACGTGGTTGCCATCCGGTGTCAGGTAAAAGGCCAGCGACCGCCCCTGCATCTCGCCGACGTAGCCGGTCATGCCGCCCGGGGCTTCAAAGCTCTCCACAACCTTTACACCCTGCTGTTCCAATGACTGGATAACCGGCGGATAGTCCTGTGCCTGCACGGTGGTTGCGACAAGGGTGGTGGACAGCAGGGTGCCCCTGATCAGG is a genomic window containing:
- the dsbG gene encoding thiol:disulfide interchange protein DsbG, which gives rise to MSTSRLQRLIRGTLLSTTLVATTVQAQDYPPVIQSLEQQGVKVVESFEAPGGMTGYVGEMQGRSLAFYLTPDGNHVIVGTLLDEEGNNLSAASIQELIEGPKFAEAWPKLEESNWVQDGSSDAETIIYTFTDPNCPYCYRFRQQAEPWIEAGKVQLRHILVGILKEDSLTKAATILGSENPEAALHDHQASYQQGGIEVDRKLVSAAHMDVKANNRLMQELGLRATPSTLYKDDDGVVIVQGLPNPQALERMMGPKP